The following are from one region of the Falco biarmicus isolate bFalBia1 chromosome 1, bFalBia1.pri, whole genome shotgun sequence genome:
- the LOC130143652 gene encoding neuferricin isoform X1: protein MWRGAAAALLCLGAACLLGHGFDPRAWLLPPPPRGRLLSVAELARYRGAAGEPGLYLAVLGRVFDVERGRRHYGPGGAYSGLAGRDATRAFATGDFTPAGLVDDVSALSPGEMLAIQSWLSFYSDSYNPVGKLVGRFYDEDGAPTEALRQAEAAIEEALKFQAESEQRKQQFPPCNSEWNSAKGSRFWCSRQSGGVKRDWTGVPRKLYQPGSRGSHCVCVRTTGPSWGWPASSEHNDRGDLDNPHLEEYEGCHPLAEQCVLKV from the exons ATGTGGCGGGGTGCGGCGGCTgcgctgctgtgcctgggggcCGCCTGCCTTCTGGGCCACGGGTTCGATCCCCGCgcctggctgctgccgccgccgccccgcggccgcctgCTGAGCGTCGCCGAGCTGGCCCGGTACCGGGGCGCTGCGGGCGAACCCGGGCTCTACCTCGCCGTGCTGGGCCGCGTGTTCGACGTGGAACGCGGCCGCAGGCACTACGGCCCAGGCGGCGCCTACAGCGGCCTCGCAG GGAGAGATGCCACCAGAGCGTTTGCCACCGGTGACTTCACACCAGCGGGGCTGGTGGACGATGTCTCAGCGCTGTCGCCCGGCGAGATGCTCGCCATCCAGAGCTGGCTGTCCTTCTACAGTGACAGCTACAACCCCGTGG GGAAGCTTGTGGGCAGATTCTATGATGAAGATGGGGCACCAACAGAAGCCTTAAGGCAGGCTGAGGCTGCGATAGAGGAGGCTCTCAAGTTCCAAGCAGAAAGTgagcagaggaagcagcagttCCCACCCTGCAACTCTGAATGGAATTCTGCTAAGGGCAGCCGATTCTGGTGCTCCAGACAGAG TGGGGGAGTGAAGAGAGACTGGACTGGAGTCCCTCGGAAGCTGTACCAACCTGGTTCGCGGGGGAGTCACTGCGTGTGCGTGAGGACTACTGGTCCCTCGTGGGGCTGGCCGGCCTCCAGTGAGCACAACGACCGCGGCGATCTGGATAACCCTCACCTGGAGGAATACGAGGGCTGCCATCCGCTGGCCGAGCAGTGTGTCCTGAAGGTGTGA
- the LOC130143652 gene encoding neuferricin isoform X2, which produces MWRGAAAALLCLGAACLLGHGFDPRAWLLPPPPRGRLLSVAELARYRGAAGEPGLYLAVLGRVFDVERGRRHYGPGGAYSGLAGKLVGRFYDEDGAPTEALRQAEAAIEEALKFQAESEQRKQQFPPCNSEWNSAKGSRFWCSRQSGGVKRDWTGVPRKLYQPGSRGSHCVCVRTTGPSWGWPASSEHNDRGDLDNPHLEEYEGCHPLAEQCVLKV; this is translated from the exons ATGTGGCGGGGTGCGGCGGCTgcgctgctgtgcctgggggcCGCCTGCCTTCTGGGCCACGGGTTCGATCCCCGCgcctggctgctgccgccgccgccccgcggccgcctgCTGAGCGTCGCCGAGCTGGCCCGGTACCGGGGCGCTGCGGGCGAACCCGGGCTCTACCTCGCCGTGCTGGGCCGCGTGTTCGACGTGGAACGCGGCCGCAGGCACTACGGCCCAGGCGGCGCCTACAGCGGCCTCGCAG GGAAGCTTGTGGGCAGATTCTATGATGAAGATGGGGCACCAACAGAAGCCTTAAGGCAGGCTGAGGCTGCGATAGAGGAGGCTCTCAAGTTCCAAGCAGAAAGTgagcagaggaagcagcagttCCCACCCTGCAACTCTGAATGGAATTCTGCTAAGGGCAGCCGATTCTGGTGCTCCAGACAGAG TGGGGGAGTGAAGAGAGACTGGACTGGAGTCCCTCGGAAGCTGTACCAACCTGGTTCGCGGGGGAGTCACTGCGTGTGCGTGAGGACTACTGGTCCCTCGTGGGGCTGGCCGGCCTCCAGTGAGCACAACGACCGCGGCGATCTGGATAACCCTCACCTGGAGGAATACGAGGGCTGCCATCCGCTGGCCGAGCAGTGTGTCCTGAAGGTGTGA